A stretch of the Paenibacillus dendritiformis genome encodes the following:
- a CDS encoding baseplate J/gp47 family protein, with protein MLTAAGLKRKTYHEIYEEMVAGVSKRLGQDINLSETSPLGMMMQVFAWHLAELWEDVEQVYHESYIQYATGVQLDALAVFYGLRRKLEQAAHGRIQITGTPNYTVQPGLQVGTKSGVWFTTDEACALDESGKGAVKVTAMVPGSGGNVPAGAVTELLTSVKEIAAITNPDSMTNGRERENDTEFRDRLRVARDGSHAATVDAIVSALMQLPEVKSAAVRVNDTMETNAEGVPPKSIRAYVHGGQPEQIARTLFEKKAAGIGTDGMESVKVRDVSGNEHEVRFSRMKLLDAHVEAAVKTGPLFPARGEDDIITAIAQYIGGVGADRQDYTGLPQGSRIVYSRLLAAIQNVAGVEEVIELKVKLGTGDWVSGNVDIPLYEVARVAPERIKVAVSDD; from the coding sequence ATGCTGACAGCAGCGGGATTGAAGCGTAAGACGTATCACGAGATTTATGAGGAAATGGTGGCCGGCGTGAGCAAACGGCTGGGCCAGGATATCAATTTGTCGGAGACGTCGCCGCTCGGCATGATGATGCAGGTGTTCGCCTGGCATTTGGCCGAGCTGTGGGAGGATGTCGAGCAGGTGTACCACGAGTCGTACATTCAATATGCGACAGGCGTCCAGTTGGATGCTTTGGCCGTATTCTACGGTCTGCGGCGGAAGCTGGAGCAGGCCGCGCACGGGCGCATTCAGATTACCGGAACCCCGAATTATACGGTGCAGCCGGGATTGCAGGTTGGCACGAAGTCGGGGGTCTGGTTCACCACGGACGAGGCTTGCGCGCTGGATGAGAGCGGCAAGGGCGCGGTCAAGGTGACGGCGATGGTGCCGGGCAGCGGCGGCAACGTTCCGGCGGGCGCGGTCACGGAGCTGCTTACTTCGGTGAAGGAGATTGCGGCGATTACGAACCCGGACAGCATGACCAACGGGCGCGAGCGGGAAAATGACACCGAGTTCCGCGATCGGCTGCGGGTGGCGCGGGACGGCAGTCATGCCGCCACGGTGGACGCGATCGTATCGGCTCTGATGCAGCTTCCGGAAGTGAAGTCGGCGGCCGTGCGCGTCAACGACACGATGGAGACGAACGCGGAGGGCGTTCCGCCGAAGTCGATTCGCGCCTATGTGCATGGCGGGCAGCCGGAGCAGATTGCACGAACCCTTTTCGAGAAAAAGGCGGCCGGCATCGGCACCGACGGCATGGAGAGCGTCAAGGTGCGGGATGTGAGCGGGAACGAGCATGAGGTTCGCTTCAGCCGCATGAAGCTGCTGGATGCGCATGTGGAAGCGGCCGTCAAGACGGGGCCGCTTTTCCCGGCACGCGGCGAGGACGACATCATCACCGCGATCGCGCAGTATATCGGCGGCGTCGGCGCGGATCGGCAGGATTATACCGGCCTGCCGCAAGGCTCGCGCATCGTGTACAGCCGCCTGCTGGCGGCGATTCAAAACGTGGCTGGCGTCGAAGAAGTGATTGAATTGAAGGTGAAGCTGGGCACGGGCGACTGGGTCAGCGGCAACGTGGATATTCCGCTCTACGAAGTAGCCCGCGTGGCGCCGGAGCGGATCAAGGTGGCGGTAAGCGATGATTAA
- a CDS encoding DUF2634 domain-containing protein — translation MRTWALHDGDIRVTDGDIAWIDGREELAQSVRIRLSTRLGEYFLAPDMGLDHERLVGKQVSEDSIREAIMRCIADEPRVQSVEEVTVEWDARSRTVQAHVLMTSADGEEVELVYADSSGIEA, via the coding sequence ATGAGAACGTGGGCGCTCCATGATGGAGATATTCGGGTAACCGATGGAGATATCGCCTGGATCGACGGGCGCGAGGAACTGGCGCAATCGGTCCGCATTCGGCTGAGCACCCGTCTGGGCGAATATTTTTTGGCGCCGGATATGGGGCTTGATCATGAGCGGCTCGTCGGCAAGCAGGTAAGCGAAGACAGCATTCGCGAGGCGATCATGCGCTGCATCGCGGATGAACCGCGCGTGCAGTCGGTGGAGGAAGTCACCGTGGAATGGGATGCGCGTTCGCGCACCGTGCAGGCGCATGTTCTGATGACGAGCGCGGACGGAGAGGAGGTTGAGCTTGTCTATGCTGACAGCAGCGGGATTGAAGCGTAA
- a CDS encoding phage protein, which produces MEYLYKRGCEILIGGYRFTYGDLTMNVIADFDDDKEPGESTVEIYNLSKHTLANIRTGMRVIVNAGYGKDLGTVLQGRIVEVRTKREQTERITTIQVKDDVAVSIYEMAHTYRPGTKASEIIRDLLTRAQIPHGPVDLESDHAYMKGFIVKGDPVDAIRRAASACKTGVYTRQGKLYFQAQSKGGGGSSIVRLSPKSGLIGSPQSYEENKEAGVRATSLLNYRLHAGAEIRLVSEEFEGVYKVKRGKHTVSAEQFLTEVDLVKI; this is translated from the coding sequence ATGGAATACTTATATAAGCGCGGCTGCGAGATTTTGATCGGCGGATACCGCTTCACTTACGGCGACTTGACGATGAACGTCATTGCCGACTTCGACGACGACAAGGAGCCGGGCGAATCGACGGTGGAGATCTACAATTTGTCCAAGCATACCCTGGCCAATATTCGGACCGGCATGCGCGTCATCGTGAACGCGGGGTACGGCAAAGACCTCGGCACGGTGCTTCAGGGCCGCATTGTGGAGGTGCGGACGAAGCGGGAGCAGACCGAGCGGATCACGACGATACAAGTGAAGGATGACGTGGCAGTCTCCATCTATGAGATGGCGCATACGTACCGGCCCGGGACGAAGGCGAGCGAGATCATTCGCGATCTGCTGACGCGGGCGCAGATTCCGCATGGACCGGTAGATTTGGAGTCGGATCATGCCTATATGAAGGGCTTTATCGTGAAGGGCGATCCGGTGGACGCGATTCGCCGCGCGGCTTCCGCCTGCAAGACCGGCGTATATACGCGGCAGGGGAAGCTTTATTTTCAAGCGCAGAGCAAGGGGGGCGGCGGAAGCTCCATCGTCAGGCTGTCGCCGAAGAGCGGCTTGATCGGCAGTCCGCAGTCCTATGAAGAGAACAAGGAGGCCGGGGTCCGGGCGACATCGCTTCTGAACTACCGGTTGCATGCGGGGGCGGAGATCCGGCTCGTCAGCGAAGAGTTCGAGGGCGTGTACAAGGTGAAGCGGGGCAAGCATACGGTATCGGCGGAGCAGTTTTTGACTGAGGTGGACTTGGTCAAAATCTAG
- a CDS encoding phage baseplate plug family protein, with protein MAIIRIDKDLIPYSFDMDLGERTYTFEVRYNAAHDYFTVDLSEGDKPLALGVKLVWGMPLFESMETREFPLEVIVPYGDNPGELITWDTLGQSVHLHLGDDDGILI; from the coding sequence ATGGCAATCATCCGGATCGACAAAGATCTGATTCCCTACTCCTTCGATATGGACTTGGGGGAACGAACATACACGTTCGAAGTGCGCTACAATGCGGCGCATGATTATTTTACGGTGGATCTGTCCGAAGGGGATAAGCCGCTCGCGCTCGGCGTGAAGCTCGTGTGGGGAATGCCCTTGTTCGAGAGCATGGAGACGCGCGAGTTCCCGCTGGAGGTCATCGTGCCGTATGGCGACAATCCGGGAGAGTTGATTACTTGGGACACGCTGGGGCAGTCCGTGCACCTTCATTTGGGGGATGACGATGGAATACTTATATAA
- a CDS encoding LysM peptidoglycan-binding domain-containing protein, with protein MQVSSHNIEKGGMVTDHVQRETVSLHLEGLLIGPQASNYRHRLVTAMNEGKLLQYSGRNMLLNCVITSLRTTHDNSIANGMSFAMTLKQVNLVKIAYDKLPPKRKAAVKPKSRSGKRNTAYRPKPDVHVVRPGQSVKDIAAYYQVSEAGIRAGMKLAGMPGIAQAGMIVALQTGKKLLSDQSKTKAKGDPIRMYRVQPGDSWPSIAKQFGISVTALHALNFKRVSTYMSPPPGTVIRVK; from the coding sequence GTGCAGGTAAGCAGCCATAACATCGAGAAGGGCGGCATGGTCACCGACCATGTGCAGAGGGAGACGGTGAGCCTGCATTTGGAAGGCTTGCTGATCGGGCCGCAGGCCTCGAATTACAGGCATCGGCTCGTCACCGCGATGAATGAAGGGAAGCTGCTGCAATATAGCGGCCGCAATATGCTGTTGAATTGCGTCATTACGAGTCTGCGGACGACGCATGACAACTCGATCGCGAACGGCATGTCGTTCGCGATGACCTTGAAGCAGGTCAATCTCGTCAAGATCGCGTATGACAAGCTGCCGCCCAAGCGGAAAGCGGCCGTCAAGCCGAAGAGCCGCTCCGGCAAGCGGAATACGGCTTACCGGCCGAAGCCGGACGTTCATGTCGTGCGCCCCGGCCAATCGGTCAAAGATATCGCGGCCTACTACCAGGTCAGCGAAGCGGGGATTCGGGCCGGGATGAAGCTCGCCGGCATGCCGGGCATCGCGCAGGCGGGCATGATCGTGGCGCTGCAGACCGGGAAGAAATTACTGTCGGACCAGAGCAAGACGAAGGCCAAGGGCGATCCGATACGGATGTATCGGGTTCAGCCCGGCGACAGTTGGCCCTCGATCGCCAAGCAATTCGGAATCAGCGTAACGGCATTGCACGCCCTGAATTTCAAAAGGGTCAGCACCTATATGAGTCCGCCGCCAGGGACAGTCATTCGCGTCAAATGA
- a CDS encoding phage structural protein, translated as MSIGIYDAKQVSVVIDGEYITGFGENTFVSCEKDEEQSVAHVGARGEVAIAHKNNPLGTIKLTLMSTSPQIALLHRLAREKKLFSIWVKSNNEPGETIGGTQAIVKKLPAAAYGSELEDREFEIQVLDYTHRVN; from the coding sequence ATGAGTATCGGCATTTATGATGCGAAGCAAGTGTCCGTCGTCATTGACGGCGAGTATATTACGGGATTCGGCGAGAATACCTTCGTCTCCTGCGAGAAGGACGAGGAGCAGAGCGTGGCCCATGTCGGCGCGCGCGGCGAGGTGGCGATCGCCCACAAAAATAATCCGCTCGGCACAATTAAGCTGACGCTGATGTCGACGTCGCCGCAGATTGCCCTGCTGCATCGTCTGGCTCGGGAGAAGAAGCTGTTCTCGATCTGGGTGAAATCCAACAACGAGCCGGGCGAAACGATCGGGGGCACGCAGGCGATCGTGAAAAAGCTGCCTGCGGCTGCTTACGGCTCGGAGCTTGAGGATCGCGAATTTGAAATTCAAGTGCTGGATTATACGCATCGGGTGAACTAA
- a CDS encoding DUF3383 family protein: MTMQDVQVTIDLQKPTGRLSFGMPLILGKKAGGSAYKEYGDLKAVQADFGESTAEYKMAAALFGQGDRSPARIAIAACDEQEGAAERLRSVMDMGWYYLLSPDNSEAAVAGLAQELEKEDYRLFVTRVSDKTKLQALKAAGFNRTVAFYHTDASAYPDAALVGSVGSADVGSVTWKFKTCTGIAPLKLTAGELMEIHDGGAITYVNKQGEARTSEGKTLSGEYIDVIMARDYVRARMEMQIQRLLNQSSKIPYTDAGIAQIESTVINVLLESFRMGIIAAEDSGEPLFGTSFLLRNQVDPGDRANREYRGGSFWFEIAGAVHQVKVNGVIRF; this comes from the coding sequence ATGACGATGCAGGATGTTCAAGTGACGATTGATTTGCAAAAGCCGACAGGACGGTTGTCCTTCGGCATGCCGCTCATTCTCGGCAAAAAGGCGGGAGGATCGGCCTATAAAGAATACGGCGATCTGAAGGCCGTCCAGGCGGACTTCGGCGAGTCGACGGCGGAGTACAAGATGGCCGCGGCCCTGTTCGGTCAAGGGGACCGTTCTCCGGCCCGCATCGCGATTGCGGCATGCGATGAGCAGGAAGGCGCGGCGGAGCGCCTCCGTTCCGTCATGGATATGGGCTGGTACTATCTGCTCTCCCCTGACAACAGCGAAGCGGCGGTTGCAGGGCTGGCGCAGGAGCTGGAGAAGGAGGACTACCGCCTGTTCGTGACGCGGGTGTCCGACAAGACGAAGCTGCAAGCGTTGAAGGCCGCCGGGTTCAACCGCACGGTCGCGTTCTATCATACCGATGCCAGCGCCTATCCGGATGCCGCGCTCGTCGGCTCGGTCGGCTCTGCCGATGTCGGTTCGGTGACCTGGAAATTCAAGACCTGCACCGGCATCGCTCCATTGAAGCTGACGGCAGGCGAATTGATGGAGATTCACGACGGCGGCGCGATTACGTATGTGAACAAGCAGGGCGAAGCCCGCACATCCGAAGGCAAGACGCTGTCCGGCGAATACATCGATGTCATTATGGCGCGCGACTATGTTCGTGCCCGCATGGAGATGCAAATTCAGCGTCTGCTCAATCAATCAAGCAAGATTCCATATACGGACGCGGGCATCGCGCAAATCGAGAGCACGGTGATCAATGTGCTGCTGGAGTCGTTCCGCATGGGCATCATTGCCGCGGAGGACAGCGGCGAGCCGCTGTTCGGCACGTCCTTCCTGCTTCGCAACCAGGTCGATCCGGGCGATCGCGCGAACCGCGAGTACCGCGGAGGATCGTTCTGGTTCGAGATTGCCGGGGCGGTGCATCAGGTGAAGGTGAACGGCGTTATCCGTTTCTAA
- a CDS encoding ArpU family transcriptional regulator, whose protein sequence is MEDRQFTIPSFDSFDPKAAKRFMEETFAKYRMCKVMRYAVREAAVTMKYEAKEHGATNRVGDPTGSIAAHNADKANECLAFCEVIESLVDQLEPDEQLLIRERYMKGARVTDTNVYSFSFDPPISAVTYGHIRKRAFQKLLHAFQYVFPGHSG, encoded by the coding sequence ATGGAAGACCGGCAATTCACTATCCCTTCGTTCGATTCCTTCGATCCGAAGGCGGCCAAGCGGTTCATGGAGGAGACTTTCGCGAAATACCGGATGTGCAAAGTGATGCGGTATGCGGTGCGGGAAGCGGCGGTCACGATGAAATATGAAGCGAAGGAGCACGGCGCGACGAACCGGGTCGGCGATCCGACCGGCAGCATCGCCGCCCATAATGCGGACAAGGCGAACGAATGTCTCGCCTTCTGCGAAGTGATCGAGTCGCTCGTCGACCAGTTGGAGCCGGACGAGCAGCTCCTCATTCGCGAACGCTATATGAAAGGAGCCCGCGTCACGGACACGAACGTGTACAGCTTCTCCTTCGACCCGCCGATCAGCGCGGTCACGTACGGCCATATCCGCAAGCGGGCGTTCCAGAAGCTGCTGCACGCGTTCCAGTATGTGTTCCCGGGCCATAGCGGATAA